The DNA sequence tttttggtaTTCAATTACATAAACATATGCTGAAACTCTGCCAAAAATTTGCTGTTTGAACAAATCatctttcaactcttccatatattttttaCGTATATCCCTTGGACTTCcaataaaatatgaaagaaaaataatacgtTTACCAACTTTAGAAGCATTAGTTTTTCCAATTAAAATACTATTAACAATACCTTGATATATTTCCAATCAAATATGTCGATGTTTATTACCAAAGTAATCCAATCTTGATGTCTCAGTCTTAACATAATATCAGCTAAAAATTGTTGTAGCATACGACTAGACAGTAACAAGATACATTTGTTGTTCTTCCTGATTTGTAACTTGTAACAGTAATATTCATAGCATGAAATAAttggttctttcttttttctgttaAGGACTATAGGAAGTTAAAGAGAACATATAAGAAAGACATAATATCTAATAGAACCCAAAACACAAAGTAGTAGCACTAAAATAAACGTTGTTCTTCTCTTGTAAGTAGGTAATCCGCCGAGATCAATTTTTTAGGATCAATTGTAGTTCCTCTTTCAACATGTGACAatattatccttttttttttttttttttttttgtttttgtgtatGCCTTGATGCCAACCAGTATCATCGAACGGAAATAATAATGGATATTTTAATGGATCATGATAGCCACAATAATACTAAACTATACGACGTTGACCTACATGGTTGAAGACCACAATGTCTCGACCCCTTAAACTCtcagaattttcattttcaatccaAAGAACTGCTACCTGTGAAATCGATGGAGTATTATAGACACATTGATCTAAACCAACATCTAATCTGATATGAATCTTGTGGTTCTCCAAATTAGGTAGATTACCAAGAGTTTGGAAGAAAGTAGAGTATGGATTAACATGAAATATATCCATAAGTCTTGCAATAATTGAAGGATTCAATATTCTAGAATCATAAAGACGATTCTCTAATTCATGTTCAGAATCAAAGAAATAGAGTTGTAAATAAGAAGGATGTCTGttcaaaagaattaaattattaatgtaatgATAGATTTTTCCTTAAGCTCGTAATATGTAAATTCCTTTATTTCTTGTGCATCAATCTCGATCAAATGTAACTTCAAATGATGTTAAAGTAAATTTGTGATTATATATGCGCACATAGGTAAGAAACTCAATAGATTCAGTTGAGTTAGAAGAAAATAGTCGATAAAGTGATAATGAACATCATTAGCAATCAATGAAATTGTTCCATCAGTATAACAGAAACCATTCATCTcatgataaaaaattttggCTTGACAATATTTACAGAACGACCCTGATGATAACAACTTGCTTCAAGAAatatagtttgtaatatttgtttaaagCTAGCGGATCGTTGATGTTGTTTTCCTATGGCATAAAAGAAGCATACAATGAAATATTAAAGGACCGATTAAATAAAGAGGAATAATAGAGACAGGAAAGATCGAGAAGATGTTtgacttattttaaaatttgttcatTACCCTGGGAAGATGTTGATGCCCTTGTTTCAAAATTAGGATGGTTTGGAGCAAGATAGATAACCTCTTGTGGAAGAAATTCTGAACTTGTATTTCTTGTTTCAAGTGACAAATATTCTGTTAGATTATTGAAGTTTAAAGAATCAGTTTGCAACACTACATATGCACTGATTTAGGGACTCACTACAAGAATACTAATGTTGGAAGAACATCCGGTTTCTTGGTAGAAAGTATTTCGTTGGTCCTATCATTAGCATAAGAAATGTGCTATCTTTTTTTATGCAATACTTCAGGGAATTCATTATCATCCATTGATTGAACATCTATTTCCAATAGATTTCTTTGAATAGGATTCGCTATAAAGCAACAAAAAGTAGCTCATTCTCTTCAATATCATATTTTGCAAGTGCTCTCTGTTGAGCAtacatttctcttcttttctttcttgtggttGCACAGTAtaggaaattttttttcctgattctttctcaacacctttaaatttatttggaGTAGCAAATTCAAATaggataatataataaaaatcattggttatatttagatgtatttttattcatatattgatgCGTTTTACTACATTCCATTGCattattgaagaaaataaatccttTAATAATTGAATAGAATCACAAAGAACCAGATTCGAAGGAATTGATGAAGAGCAAGTAAAGggtaaatttttatctaaaagcAGATATAAAATGTTACAAATATGTTGATAATGAAGTAAtacaaattctaaaaataacAAGTAATTGACATTAGGTGAATGAACAAATGACATGAATAAATCCAAGTTATaggtataaaaaattatataaaaaatatttaaatgcagGTACCATATCTggaatctaatcaaatttaGTAAAAGTTGAAGAtggaataaaaatatgaaacctaatttttttttcctgacaaAATGGAGACTATAAGAAAGTAGACAATAGCTAACAGTCCAAACTCTAAAATgtaaaccaaaaaaaacaagatatgtaagaaaaaagaaatttaagaaatatttaGATGGACTACTTTCtaaaataatctatttttcaaatctaaaagtaTAGAGGTTAAAAACTGAGATCCAACCCGTGTGGAAGACCAGTCAAAAGAAACAAAGCCCAGCCCCTACCTAAACGGCATCGTTTCGGCCataatttgttttccttttcttttcttacctcccatttcttctcttcctcgTCCCGCAACACCTATTACAAACCCTctcctttttttcccttccataTCTTCTCTCCATCATGCCGCACCACCCCTCACAatccctctctttctttttccctcccgTCGAAATCATGAGCGCCTCGCCCTATGTAGTGACGACGCTGACGGCACACTGCGTGGGCATGTGGGTGGGGTGCCTCGGGGTATCAATCGATTTGGCTGTGACCCTTTGATCCCCATGTCGCTACCACGCCAACGCCACTGTGATTGGGGTGCAATTACTGGAAGCTTAGCAGTAGAGGAATACATCGTGAGATTGAGAGTAGAGGGAGAAATTCAGAAAGCAAAAATGTGATTTAGATAAAGTCAATAAGGCGGTCGATTCATCTTCCTGGAATTCAACAAGGCAGTGGAACATAGAGGGACGAAACAGTGATTTAGAAATGCATAGGAGAAAAATCTGGAAGCATATTGTGAGACCAAAAAACACTGTTGCTTTTTGCATTATTTTATAAGCACTTTATAAGCTCATAGGTAATCTACATTACTTTGGCATATAATTCatcattttacataaatttgcaAACTAGACGAGCCATTGAGAGTACTctaaaatattatgtatgtgtcatttttcacctaaaaaaataattaatacgtgaaagattacataaaaaagGACAAACATAAGTGAGATTTTTCattgagtggaaatgggattgGGACTGGCCAATATTCTCATCATGTGGCCTGCATGCTCAGCGCGCTCTCTTGCATTTGCACAAGATAAACACCACCATGTGCTACGTACATATCATGAATGCTAAACGACGATTCCTTTTATAGATTCCCACCAACTCATTCATTTGTTTGTGtgcaacaataaaataaaataaatcaccttTGTACCGAGTCAATGATCAGCAATCATTGTGCATTTCCAAGTGGAAGAGGAGGAGGGCTAGCTGATAAAGGTAATTCCTTTTATGTTAGCGCTTCATGCTCTTTTGAGAGCTTTGAGTGAGTGAGGTTATGAAGTTTTGTAGTTGTTAATAGGATGAGTAACAATCCAAtcttttgcaaaaaaaaattaacaaaagaaaCTAGAATTTTATTCGGTTTCGATTCTACACCTatgataaaaggaaaatgatagcaATCCCAATAATGGGTTCCGACATGGGTTCAaatagtatttattttattttattttgtaattaaagaagcattttttaatgatgttataatttcttttttaaaatatttaagatgattagaaaaatacctaaaaaaaaaaaaacaagaaaaaagaaatacactTGTCGCgagaattttgtgaaaaatTCTCAATGGCTGTAATGCCATCTATGATTAGAAACATGTAAGCCTCTACAATTTGCCACATGTACTGAACAATCTAAACTCCCACCACCATATCCCTTAGGGCTTCCAATATTCCATGTCATGTGTATCGAGAGACTTTGATTTTAGAGTgacctttattttttattttttataatggtACTCTATATTAGATTTGTAAGCTTAATACAAAAGCTTATTACTAAATGTAACttgatatagtatatattagattattaatcattaatttatgtaaaatagatctaacgtatcatattaaCTCACATCTATTTATAAACTTgcttttataagattattttctAAATCTAGCACTTCTCCTGAAAATATTACTGTGATTAGAACTGATAAGATACCAAATGTAACAGAATCTTTacccttttttctatttttacccATCTTGTAATGAGTTGCAGACTCATCAAATAAATGTCAAAGAAGTGAAAGAGTAAAACCTTCATATGCATGTCacccaaaaacaaaatgaaaggaaacTATTTTGTTTTGGGTAAACGAAAGGAGACAGAAGGAAAAGGCAGACTGCCGGATTCCTCATACTAACATTGTTTGCAAGTCCATGGGGGCTTAAGAGGTCTGAGTAAGCTTGAAATTTCTAAGCCCAACTTTAAACCCAAGGGTCTTCAATTCTTCTTGCACTCGTGCTCGGAAATCACTGTATGTAAAGGGCTTGTATTTGGAACTCCGAATCACACTGCCTTCATCTGGGAACACGAAGTAGCATATTGAGATCCTCTCTCTGTGTTTGTTTAGCTTGACTCTGTGCTCCACACTCTTGTACTCGTCGTTGCTTATTGcctataatcaaatctcatcatCAACCAAAAAGTCAAAAAAGTCTTGAATCAATGCATTTtgttttgtaaatgttttaaccaAAAAGAGATCCTACAAAATGACATGATTTCATGTTATCTTAGAAGCGGTGTAATACTTCATCTTAAAGTTTATCATCACAGTTATATCCGTTGATATGTCACATTTTAAGCATCTCCATACCGCGTCAACTAATATTATTGAAGATGACAAAAttcaagataaaaaataatatttttctttatcctAAAAGAAGCATGCACTTAAGGGACCTGCATCATATCTCCAAGATTGACGAGTAGAGTGTTGGACATAGGTTTAACTTGGAGCCATTTATTGTCTTTGAGGACTTCCAGTCCACCCACTTCGTATTGGCTCAAAATGGACAACACTGAGCTATCTGTGTGCGCGTCTAGGCCCCATGTAGAGTTGGCCATGGAGTGTAGCGGGTAGCGGTAAATGCGTACATATCCTGTGGATTCCGATAGATTGGACTTGACTTCTACTAAATTCAGATTGAGTTTCATCACCATTGCCTCAAATATGGTGGTAGCAACTCTAGCCAGATGCTTTCCATATTCTTCTAGCAGCAATCTTGTGACGCATACATATAGAATTATTATAAGCTCTTGgtcaaaatatacaaatttatacataaaagaATGGAACTAAATAAAtcatgaaaaattaatattctgaAGCTGCCTGCATGTGTATCACATCAACTAAAGTGCTTATAtgaataatttgatttgaaagataaattttaaaatttgaatattataaatcaaatcttatgaTCTAAGTGATATAGATTATATGCTCTATATATCGTcttgagaatagaataacttATAAATCATAGATAttgagcattaaaaaaaaaaatcatcgatAATGCATTTCGATAGCTAGATTTATTAggaagagaatctagtttggttttctctaaaatccGAATCTCCTATTTAGATTATAGAGTAATATTTGAAGAGTTCAAATTCAAACCATTATTTAGttccattaaatttaaaaattgtcatttcaaatttatttatttaaaggaaaatgatatcaTAAGACGTCCTGTATTAATCCATTTACAACtaagtattaaataattattttttatatactttaaaCTGTTGTTAGGAcaataattttgaattaaatttttcatataaactgTAGATCTAaagtttatatgaaaaaattaattcaaaattataaagTAGTTGTGTGTATTGAATCATTGGTGTTACTactaatgatatatatagtgGTAGAGTGAGTAAGTGTTGtacagtcattttaaaaaagagtgagatctattgttaaaaaattaatttttttatatggattatgtatttatttatttttttaatgtaattgtGTTGCGCGGCGCTTACACACtcatgactgtaaatattatttttattaaaaaataatatttatatttataagtacGTAACAATAGGTAATGAAGTATCAATATGTTcaagattataaaatttaaaatttgaatttaaaaataaatatggtaaAATATTTCCTAtacataaaatgaataaatagtaACATCTTAAGATTCTTCCGTACACATCCTGTGACTAAGATAAGTATCAGTTTCACTTCAATAGTTATCGCAATCATTTTCAAAAGTATATGAtcgtaattttaaaaaaattttaaaaataattgtaaggaGTTGTGTGAGCAGTATTTAAATAAGAACAGCACGTAGACTAACTCcaaaattaaaagtaataaaacaggCATTTGAATCTAGCTATTTGCTTCTCATTGACCATCTAATCTTCCTACTTTATTGTCCATCAATATCTTTCCCATGCAATCACCATTTAAggtaaaaaagaatgaaaattgtTATTGCTCCAACGAGAAAGGTGTACCTGAAAGAAGCAAATACGGGATCTTCAGGTTCCAGCTGCGAGAGTGGCCCAAGAGGAACATTGAACCCTTCAACCCAGCTAATACTTTTCTGGGGGCCTCTCTGTAGGGCTGCACCCGATGGAGTAAGGGCAGGGGTGCCCCAAAAGTACGACAAAGGGCTGCTAAAGAGGCTCTGCTTGAATTcgaatgaaagagaaaaaagctTGCTGGCATGGTCTTGAAGGTGGCTCAAAAGAGCAGGAGGAATCCCATGGTTGACTAAACGAAAAAGACCCCAATCTCTGCAAGCTTCTCCGAGACTGTCAAGGTTTAAGCATTGGAGATCGATGACAGGTATGGCCGGGTCGGAATCTGGGACGTCGTCGTTGATAGCATCAGTAAAGGCGGTGTCAATGTTCTGAGTCTGGCTCTCCGGCCGCCGGCGAAAGATAGGAGGGTAAGACTCAAAGTTATGCTCTGCAGAATTAGATAATTCAGACATGTTTTTCAGTTTTCACTCCCTGCAAAACTCTTATCAACCcagaatatttaagaatattggTACCAAGGAAAGAGACTACATAGTACATACAAAAAAGGTCAAGTTTATTGTAGGAAAGGGACCACGTTGGATGACCCATGATTATGACACGTGCCCTCCCGCTGGTCCCTCCCCACGTCTTCGCTTTAATCGAATACAGCGTTAACGGTTCCCAAAGCTGGTTCCATCTTTAGTAATTTCTGAGATCGAGTGTGAAGAATGTGAAATGGCCCATATATGCATGATTGCTGCGCGCAAGTGGAGAAGATAAGGTGAAATTTAAGAAGGAAAAGGGAATGGAAGATTTTGGGACAGTATTATTgacaaatgatatttgtaattttataatcttagatgtggtttaaataatattatttttttaaaatttgaaaaagttgaattatgtaatatattttgtgtgtgaatttgaaaaatttgtaatgatgaaaCGAAATGAGAtcagatgaaatattttcaccatCCAAACGGGGCCACTGCAAGTTTGCTGTTTTGTACAAttcctttgaaaaaagtagGTAACTCTAGAgagaggtttggatagtaagcTGAGCTAAGATGagaattgaaagttgaataaaatattgttataatattactttattttgagatttgaaaaagttgaattgtttattatattttgtttagaattttgaaaaacttgtaataattagattagaTGAGTTAATGTCAAGATTTACACTATCTTTCTTGCGAGTTTTGAGGTGAAAATTTTCTCCTTCCTTTCCAAAGAAATGTTGAGTTTGCTGCATGCAACGTGATTTGAATTTTGAGATAAGGTGTTTCTAAATTCTTTGTGCAATCCTCTCTAGCAACTGATAGAGGAGGATATAACTGCTATGTGGGATAAGTTCTCTTTAATAGAACAGGAGGACAAGGATGTGGTTGTACGTGACAATGATATCCATGCAACGTTGGAAAGAGgcaaattttgttttattggcAAGCTTGTTACAGATAAGAGAGTGAATCATTAGGTCTTCAAGGCTACTATGTTGAAGATTTAGAAAGTGGATACAACTGTAAATATAGTTGATGTGGGCTTCAACATGTTTCTCTTTGAGTTTGCCAATGAAATTGCATTACAAAAGGTGTGGGATTGACAGCCTTAGTCATTTGATCAATGCCTTCTCTACTTTAAATACTTTGATGGCCTTACTCCTCCTTCTGCAATGTCATTCACATTTTCTTACTTCTGGGTTCAATTACATAATTTGCCATTTGGATGTATGAATACTGAAATTGGCTTTTAATTGAGTAGTTTGATTGGAAGGGTGTTTCATGTGGAGGCTGATGATATGAGCACTGGATGGGGTTGTTACTTACGTGTGCTTGTTGAAATCGATTTTACAAAGCCTTTAATTCGAGGGAAAATGATTAATCTACAAGGGAAGAGGTCCCTCATACAGTTTAAATATGAAAGGATATCAAGGTTATGCTTTCGTTGTGGTTTGCTCTCACATGGGACAAACGGGTATTCCCAAAAACCTTTGGCTGGTTTTGATGGTGATGCCTCGGGACTGCAGTATGGAAGCTGGTTGAGAGCTACTAATTCAGTTTCATTCATGGGGTTAAATAGATTTGTTTCTACAGTTCCACAAGGTTCATGTTCTTCTGTAGATGTTGGGAAGAAGGCAGTTATTGATGATATGCATGAGAATATTAACTGCTTTGGATAGTTACCTGCAGTGTCTGAAAATGCTCATCAGGGATTGGTTGACTAGGTAGCTATGTCCACGTGTCTTGATAAGAATATTATGATACCTTCAAAGACTCTAACTAGTACAACTGTAACCATGTATTCCTCGACCCCCATAGTTGCAAACCCCTTCTTACCTTCATCAAGCGCTGCAATTGTTGATATTGCTAACGAGGGGGACGTGATGTGTTTCAATGCTCCTCCTTTACTTCATATGGACAGCCTGGTTAGTGACAATTCTTGTACAGGTACATCATTGATGAAATGGAAgaaacagagaagaaaatagGGTAGACTGGATGTTGTGCATTCTTCAACTCTAAAGCATGTTCACAAAAGGAAGTCCCCCCTACAAAGGTTCTAACTTGTCTTCTAATTTCCTGTCAAAGCATATAGGAAAATTAGATTATATAGGCCAGTTGGAACTGTCGAGAGGTGTTCCAACGAAGGGTTGGCAACCCTCGACAATTTGTGATCTTGGTCTTATGATCATGACTCATAAGCCAACTGTTattttcttgatggaaactaAGGTGTTGAAATATAAATTGGAttgtttaaaagttaaattggGGTTTCAGAACTTATTCTTTGTGGATGGGGTTGGCTTGAGTGGTGGATTGGCTatgttttggaaggaaaatctATCTCTTACTATCCAATCATTCTCACATAGGCATATTATAATGCATGGGTGACTTTTGAGGTGAATACTAAATGGATGCTTACTTGTTTTTATGGCCATCCTGTGCTTGATTTATGAGTGTTGGGGTACAATGTTTTAATAGCTTTGAAGGATTTGCACTCTGGATTGCGGCTTTGTATAGGAGACTTCAACGAGCTTTTGTATTCCCATGACAAATGTGGGGGTGTGAAGAGACCACAAAATCAAATGCAGTTGTTTTACCAGGGTCTATAGAATTGTAAGTCGTGTGATTTGGGTTTGGAGAATAGATTCTTTACTTGGTCCAATAATAGAAAGGATGCTAGTTTTACTAGAGAAAAATTAGATAGAGCAGTGACTTCAAAGAAATGGTGTGAAGTCTTTGGAGATGTGAACATTCAAGTGCTGCCTACACTATTCTCAAATCATTGTCCACTCTTGATTTCTATTATGTCACAATAGCAGTAGCAAAATTTTCACTATAGAATTACAAGATATAAAGCCTCATGGTCTTCTTATGATGATTGTGGAGATACGGTTAAAAGGATATGGCAGGGTTCCAATAATTCATAAGGCTCTTTTTCTATAATCAAGCAGAAGTTACAGAAAGATGTCTACCCTGAGAAGATGGAGCAAAGGTAAGAGCCGCTTTCTGATTCCTTTCTATAGGCTAAGTTAGACAGACTAAATTTCCTGCATCAGTCTATGCATGCTGCTTCTATTATGGAAATTTGTCAACTACAGAAGGAAACCAACGAGTTGCTAGAAAGGATCAATGCTAGATGGCAGCAAAGGGAAAAGGTGCATTGGCATCAAAAGGGGGATCGTAATACCAAATATTTCCACTTATGTGCTACACAGAGGAGGAGAAGGAACCATATTCTGAAAATTATTGATGAAAATGGATCTATGTACACTAAATTTAAGGATATTGGGTTGGTTTTCATTGAATATTATCAGTCATTTTTCACTACTTCTAACCCATCTAACATTGATGTTTGTCTTACTCATTTAATAGAGAAGGTTTCTCCTAAGATGAATGATAAGCTAAATCAACCCTTTATTGAATCAAAAGTTGAATGTGCACTTTTTCAAATGGGGCCTCGTAAAGCTCCTGGCCCTGATGGCTATGGTGTATGCTTTTTCCAAGATCATTGGTCAATAATGAAAGAGAAGGTGTGTCAGACAGTTCTGTATTTTCTTAATTCAAGGCACTCGTTAGCTGAGATTAATTTTACTCATATTGTTCTGATACCAAAGAAGCTTAACCCTCAACTTCTTACTAACTATCGCCCTATTAGTCTCTGCAATGTGCTTTATAAGATGGTTGCTAAAGTCTTAGCTAACAGGTTGAAATGTATATTGCCAAGCTTAATCTCTCCaactcaaagtgcttttgttcctgGACGTTTAATCTCTAACAATATATTAATAGCTTATGAAACTCTTCATACAATGAATTGTAAAATGTATGGCAAGAAGGGTTACATGGCACTAAATTGGACATGAGCAAAGTTTATAACCGTGTGGAATGGGTGTTTCTCAAAACAATGCTGACCAAGTTAGGCTTTGGACAAAATTGAATCCATTTGATTATGGATTGTGTTTCTTCTTCTAGTTTTTCAATCTTGGTGAATGACTCTCCTCAACAGGTTTTTAGACCATCAAGAGGGCTTAGACAAGACTGCCCTCTCTCACCATACCTCTTCATTCTTTGTGCTGAAGTTTTAAGTTCAC is a window from the Carya illinoinensis cultivar Pawnee chromosome 14, C.illinoinensisPawnee_v1, whole genome shotgun sequence genome containing:
- the LOC122293408 gene encoding gibberellin 2-beta-dioxygenase 6-like, with translation MSELSNSAEHNFESYPPIFRRRPESQTQNIDTAFTDAINDDVPDSDPAIPVIDLQCLNLDSLGEACRDWGLFRLVNHGIPPALLSHLQDHASKLFSLSFEFKQSLFSSPLSYFWGTPALTPSGAALQRGPQKSISWVEGFNVPLGPLSQLEPEDPVFASFRLLLEEYGKHLARVATTIFEAMVMKLNLNLVEVKSNLSESTGYVRIYRYPLHSMANSTWGLDAHTDSSVLSILSQYEVGGLEVLKDNKWLQVKPMSNTLLVNLGDMMQAISNDEYKSVEHRVKLNKHRERISICYFVFPDEGSVIRSSKYKPFTYSDFRARVQEELKTLGFKVGLRNFKLTQTS